The Serpentinimonas maccroryi genome has a segment encoding these proteins:
- a CDS encoding RNA recognition motif domain-containing protein, whose product MGNKLYVGNLPYTVRDEDLQKAFGEFGQVSSAKVMMERDTGRSKGFGFVEMGSDSDAQSAIEGMNGQSLGGRSLVVNEARPMESRPPRSGGGGFGGGGGGGGGGYGGGGGGGGRREGGGGYGGGAGEGQFRSPYGGGGRREGGGGGGGRGY is encoded by the coding sequence ATGGGCAACAAACTGTACGTCGGCAATCTTCCCTACACGGTGCGCGACGAAGATTTGCAAAAGGCTTTTGGCGAGTTCGGCCAAGTAAGCAGCGCTAAAGTCATGATGGAGCGCGACACCGGTCGCTCCAAAGGCTTTGGTTTCGTAGAAATGGGCAGCGACTCTGACGCCCAATCGGCGATCGAAGGCATGAACGGCCAGTCGCTCGGTGGCCGCAGCTTGGTGGTCAATGAAGCGCGTCCGATGGAGTCGCGTCCACCCCGCAGCGGTGGCGGCGGCTTTGGCGGCGGCGGCGGCGGTGGTGGTGGTGGCTACGGCGGTGGTGGCGGCGGCGGTGGCCGTCGCGAAGGCGGCGGTGGCTACGGTGGTGGCGCTGGCGAAGGCCAGTTCCGCAGCCCCTACGGCGGCGGTGGCCGGCGTGAAGGTGGTGGCGGCGGCGGTGGCCGCGGCTACTGA
- the metX gene encoding homoserine O-acetyltransferase MetX, whose product MIATPQTLHFSQALPLSSGAVLPAFDLVYECYGQLNAARSNAVLVCHALNASHHVAGRHADANGAPIPKSEGWWDNLIGPGKPIDTERWFVIGVNNLGSCFGSTGPTHLNPATGQPWGADFPVVTVEDWVNAQARLLDALGIEQLAAVIGGSLGGMQALSWTLQYPRRVRHAVVVASAPNLTAENIAFNEVARRAIVTDPDFHGGHYLRHGTKPRRGLRIARMIGHITYLSDDVMNEKFGRRLQALADLTHAAGASKPSDSHDSPDPATLDALERLAYRYSTQEVEFQIESYLRHQGNKFSDYFDANTYLLITRALDYFDPARDYDGHLSAALARTEARFLLISFSTDWRFAPARSREIVKALLDNKRDVSYAEIDAPHGHDAFLLDDPRYHAAVRSYFEQQIAPTLGLAEAGPGLHSGRATP is encoded by the coding sequence GTGATCGCCACCCCACAAACGCTGCACTTCAGTCAGGCGCTGCCTTTGAGCAGCGGCGCCGTGCTGCCCGCCTTCGATCTGGTCTATGAATGCTATGGCCAGCTCAACGCCGCGCGCTCCAACGCCGTGCTGGTGTGTCACGCCCTCAACGCCAGCCACCACGTGGCCGGCCGCCACGCCGACGCCAACGGCGCCCCCATTCCCAAAAGCGAAGGCTGGTGGGACAACCTCATCGGCCCCGGCAAGCCCATCGACACCGAGCGCTGGTTCGTCATCGGCGTCAACAACCTAGGCTCCTGCTTTGGCAGCACCGGGCCCACGCACCTCAACCCGGCCACCGGTCAGCCTTGGGGCGCCGACTTCCCGGTGGTCACGGTCGAGGATTGGGTCAATGCCCAAGCGCGCTTGCTCGACGCGCTGGGCATCGAGCAACTCGCGGCCGTGATCGGCGGCAGCTTGGGCGGCATGCAGGCGCTGTCGTGGACGCTGCAATACCCACGGCGCGTGCGCCACGCGGTGGTGGTGGCCAGCGCGCCCAACCTCACGGCCGAAAACATCGCTTTCAACGAAGTGGCGCGGCGCGCCATCGTCACCGACCCCGACTTCCACGGCGGCCACTACCTGCGCCACGGCACCAAGCCGCGCCGGGGCTTGCGCATCGCGCGCATGATCGGCCACATCACCTACCTGAGCGACGACGTGATGAACGAGAAGTTTGGCCGCCGCTTGCAGGCCTTGGCCGATCTCACCCATGCCGCCGGCGCCTCCAAACCCTCAGACTCCCACGACTCCCCCGACCCCGCCACGCTCGATGCGCTGGAGCGCCTGGCGTACCGCTACAGCACGCAAGAGGTCGAGTTCCAGATCGAGAGCTACCTGCGCCACCAAGGCAACAAGTTCAGCGACTACTTCGACGCCAACACCTACCTGCTCATCACCCGGGCGCTCGACTATTTCGACCCGGCGCGCGACTACGACGGGCACTTGAGCGCGGCGCTGGCGCGCACCGAGGCGCGCTTTTTGCTCATCAGCTTCAGCACCGACTGGCGCTTTGCCCCGGCGCGCTCGCGCGAGATCGTCAAGGCGCTGCTGGACAACAAGCGCGATGTGAGCTACGCCGAAATCGACGCGCCGCACGGCCACGACGCCTTTTTGCTTGACGACCCGCGCTACCACGCCGCCGTGCGCAGCTACTTCGAGCAGCAGATCGCCCCCACCCTAGGGCTGGCGGAGGCCGGGCCGGGGTTGCACAGCGGGCGGGCCACCCCATGA
- the metW gene encoding methionine biosynthesis protein MetW, translating into MSDRLLLESIARLVPTGARVLDLGCGDGALLAHLRQHHGCSGYGVEIDDAKVQLCLRRGINVLQLNLEDGLAMFEDDSFDLVLQIDTLQHLRNTEVMLRETARVGRAAIVAFPNFAHWPNRLRVLQGRMPVTKRLPYQWYDTPNIRVGTYTDFEVLAQRLGLHVSDCFGLHEGRELRWAPNWRASTAVFKLLKG; encoded by the coding sequence ATGAGCGACCGCCTGCTGCTGGAATCGATCGCCCGCCTCGTGCCCACAGGCGCGCGCGTGCTCGATCTGGGCTGTGGCGACGGCGCCTTGCTCGCGCACCTGCGCCAGCACCACGGCTGCAGCGGCTACGGCGTCGAGATCGACGACGCCAAGGTGCAGCTGTGCCTGCGCCGCGGCATCAACGTGCTGCAGCTCAACCTCGAAGACGGGCTGGCGATGTTCGAAGACGACAGCTTCGACCTGGTGCTGCAGATCGACACCCTGCAACACCTGCGCAACACCGAAGTCATGCTGCGCGAGACCGCGCGCGTGGGCCGCGCCGCCATCGTCGCCTTTCCCAACTTTGCCCACTGGCCCAACCGCTTGCGCGTGCTGCAAGGCCGCATGCCGGTGACCAAGCGCCTGCCCTACCAGTGGTACGACACGCCCAACATCCGTGTCGGCACCTACACCGACTTCGAGGTGCTGGCGCAGCGCTTGGGGTTGCATGTGAGCGACTGCTTTGGCCTGCACGAGGGGCGCGAACTGCGCTGGGCCCCCAACTGGCGCGCCAGCACCGCCGTGTTCAAGCTGCTCAAGGGCTGA
- a CDS encoding TetR family transcriptional regulator, whose protein sequence is MPRKTKAEAELTRQRLLDAAELLFLERGVSRTPLHEIAAAAGATRGAIYWHFKDKAELFNAMMERATLPLEQAFADLDRQGVDALLRLRDLYAALLGALSATVHDARTQRVFAIATLKIEFVSELAAVFERRRECLQQAVAQTQQVLEAVCAATGRALPMPADQAAEALFVVFDGLISNWLIDRSRFDLQQLGEQTLRVFFRGLGLDDLLSP, encoded by the coding sequence ATGCCCCGCAAAACCAAAGCCGAAGCCGAACTCACCCGCCAGCGCTTGCTCGACGCGGCCGAGCTGCTGTTTCTCGAGCGCGGCGTGTCGCGCACCCCGCTGCACGAGATCGCGGCGGCGGCCGGTGCCACCCGGGGGGCGATTTACTGGCACTTCAAAGACAAGGCCGAGCTCTTCAACGCCATGATGGAGCGCGCCACGCTGCCGCTGGAGCAGGCCTTTGCCGACCTCGACCGGCAAGGGGTGGACGCGCTGCTGCGCTTGCGCGACCTGTATGCGGCCCTGTTGGGCGCCCTGAGCGCGACGGTGCACGATGCGCGCACACAGCGCGTGTTTGCCATTGCCACCCTGAAGATCGAGTTCGTTTCCGAGCTCGCTGCGGTGTTTGAGCGCCGCCGCGAGTGCCTGCAGCAGGCCGTTGCGCAGACGCAGCAGGTGCTGGAGGCGGTGTGCGCCGCCACCGGCCGCGCCTTGCCGATGCCCGCCGATCAGGCCGCCGAAGCCCTGTTTGTGGTGTTCGACGGGCTGATATCCAACTGGCTGATCGACCGCAGCCGCTTCGATTTGCAGCAATTGGGAGAGCAGACGCTGCGCGTATTTTTCCGCGGTCTGGGGCTCGACGACTTGCTCAGCCCTTGA
- a CDS encoding efflux RND transporter periplasmic adaptor subunit yields the protein MPAHACTPHHPTAQGRLTTRWGLVALGLLSLTLAACGGSGAAPLAGAAAAPPAPEVGVLQVQPAQAALELDLPGRLEASRVAQVRARTSGIVQQRLFTEGSQVRAGQVLFRIDPASADAALASARAQQSRAEAQLSQARSVLERNRPLAAEQAISQQELVNAEIGLKLAQAELEQAQAAVQTARIQRSHADVTAPIAGRVGRALVSEGALVGQGDATPMALIQQTDQLYVNFTRSANEVLQMQQALRAGQLQRAGGGAALAVSLLLPDGSLYAHPGRLLFTDLNVDPSTGQVTLRAAIPNPDGLLLPGLYVRVRLAQTQAQAAVRLPSQAIQRGPQGDQVLLVDAAGVVSARPVKLGPPHDGQVLVLAGLNAGEQVVVDGFQRIGVGATVRPVPWQAPAGAAPNR from the coding sequence ATGCCAGCCCATGCCTGCACCCCGCACCACCCGACCGCACAGGGTCGTCTCACCACCCGCTGGGGGCTGGTGGCCCTCGGCCTGCTGTCGCTCACCCTAGCGGCCTGCGGCGGCTCAGGCGCCGCCCCCTTGGCCGGTGCGGCTGCGGCCCCACCCGCACCCGAAGTCGGGGTGCTGCAAGTGCAACCCGCCCAAGCAGCGCTGGAACTGGATCTGCCCGGCCGGCTGGAGGCGTCGCGGGTGGCCCAGGTGCGGGCCCGCACCAGCGGCATCGTGCAGCAGCGGCTGTTCACCGAAGGCAGCCAAGTGCGCGCCGGCCAGGTGCTGTTTCGCATCGACCCCGCCAGCGCCGACGCCGCCCTAGCCAGCGCCCGCGCCCAGCAGAGCCGGGCCGAAGCCCAGCTCAGCCAAGCGCGGTCGGTGCTGGAGCGCAACCGCCCGCTGGCGGCCGAGCAAGCCATCAGCCAGCAAGAGTTGGTCAACGCCGAAATCGGGCTCAAGCTGGCCCAAGCCGAGCTCGAGCAAGCCCAGGCGGCGGTGCAAACGGCGCGCATCCAGCGCAGCCATGCCGACGTAACGGCCCCGATCGCGGGCCGCGTGGGCCGTGCCTTGGTGAGCGAAGGGGCGCTGGTGGGCCAAGGCGACGCCACCCCCATGGCGCTGATTCAGCAGACCGACCAGCTCTACGTCAACTTCACCCGCAGCGCCAACGAGGTGCTCCAAATGCAGCAGGCCCTGCGCGCCGGCCAGTTGCAGCGCGCAGGCGGCGGCGCGGCGCTGGCGGTGTCGCTGCTGCTGCCCGACGGCAGCCTATACGCGCACCCAGGCCGCCTGTTGTTTACCGACCTCAATGTGGACCCCAGCACCGGACAGGTGACGCTGCGCGCCGCCATTCCAAATCCAGATGGCCTGCTGTTGCCGGGTCTGTACGTGCGGGTGCGGCTGGCGCAAACCCAAGCCCAAGCGGCGGTGCGCCTGCCCTCCCAGGCCATTCAACGCGGCCCGCAAGGCGATCAGGTTCTGCTGGTCGATGCCGCCGGGGTGGTGAGCGCACGACCGGTCAAGCTGGGGCCGCCCCACGACGGGCAGGTGCTGGTGCTGGCCGGCCTGAACGCCGGCGAGCAGGTGGTGGTGGACGGCTTCCAGCGCATAGGCGTGGGCGCAACGGTGCGCCCAGTGCCATGGCAAGCCCCCGCTGGCGCGGCTCCCAACCGCTGA
- a CDS encoding efflux RND transporter permease subunit: protein MSRFFIDRPIFAWVIALFVMIAGALSLTQLPVTQYPAVAPPAIQIAVAYPGASAQTLDDSVLSIIEREMNGAPGLMYMESVAQADGTGTLTLSFEQGTDAQLAQVDVQNRLNRATPRLPAAVAQQGVRVEQANNNFLLFVMLSSTEGSTDTVVLGDYAARSVVPVLQRVPGVGQAMLFGTEQAMRIWFDPARLQGLGLSSAEVLNAIRNQNIQIPAGEIGALPNLAGQGIVATVVVEGQLRSVADFERLLLRANPDGSTVRLGDVARVELGGQLYATSARLNGQPAVGIGIQLATDGNALAAAQAVRDQLQQLERHFPAGMQWSIPYDSSRFVEISIQQVALTLAEAVVLVFLIMFLFLQNWRYTLIPTIVVPIALLGTLASLLALGFSINVLTLFGMVLVIGIVVDDAIVVVENVERIMREEGLAAREATYKAMRQISGAIVGITVVLVSVFVPLAFFDGAIGNIFRQFAAVMGLSIAFSGFFALTLTPALCATLLKHAPAGHAQQKGFFGWFNRGFDRTTQRYQGLVGVLLGRPGRTLVVYVAVIAAALVVYQRLPTSFLPNEDQGNLLINVQLPPGATQERTQAVMEQVEQFMLAQPEVESMVGVLGFSFSGQGQNAALAFVTLTDWSERSAPENSAQALAGRAFMALSGVRDAIIFPLSPPPIPELGSASGFSFRLQDRAGQGHDALYAARNQLLGLAAQSPVLAQVRPDGLEPAPQLQLDIDRERAAALGVGFEQIAHTLSVALGSAYVNDFPNAGRLQRVLVQADAPARMQPEDLLRLTVPNQQGQAVPLSAFARTHWVLGPMQSVRYNGFPAMRINGEAAPGFSSGAAMAEMERLVSQLPPGFGFEWTGQSFEEQRAGAQAYIVYALAILAVFLCLAALYESWTIPLAVILVVPLGMLGVLLAVLLRGLDADVYFQIGLITIIGLSAKNAILIVEFAKDLQAQGRSVRDAALEAARLRLRPIIMTSLAFTAGVVPLAIATGAGAQSQQAIGTGVIGGMITGTLLAIAFVPVFFLVVRTAFQGSLRQHFVHQDDAQQIGVRHD, encoded by the coding sequence ATGAGCCGATTTTTCATCGACCGCCCCATTTTTGCCTGGGTCATCGCGCTGTTCGTGATGATCGCTGGCGCGCTATCCCTCACCCAACTGCCCGTGACGCAGTACCCGGCAGTGGCCCCACCCGCAATCCAGATCGCCGTCGCCTACCCGGGCGCATCGGCGCAGACGCTCGACGACAGCGTGCTGTCGATCATCGAGCGCGAGATGAACGGCGCGCCGGGGCTGATGTACATGGAGTCGGTGGCGCAAGCCGACGGCACCGGCACCCTGACGCTGAGCTTTGAGCAAGGCACCGACGCGCAACTGGCCCAGGTGGATGTGCAAAACCGCCTCAACCGCGCCACGCCGCGCCTGCCCGCCGCTGTGGCGCAACAGGGGGTGCGCGTCGAACAGGCCAACAACAACTTTCTGCTGTTCGTGATGCTCTCGTCCACCGAGGGCAGCACCGACACCGTGGTGCTGGGCGATTACGCCGCCCGCAGCGTGGTGCCGGTGTTGCAGCGCGTGCCCGGTGTGGGCCAGGCGATGCTGTTTGGCACCGAGCAGGCGATGCGCATCTGGTTCGATCCGGCCCGCCTGCAAGGCCTGGGCCTCAGCAGCGCCGAGGTGCTCAACGCCATTCGCAACCAAAACATCCAGATCCCAGCGGGCGAGATCGGGGCCTTGCCAAACCTGGCCGGTCAAGGCATCGTGGCCACCGTGGTGGTCGAAGGGCAGTTGCGCAGCGTCGCCGATTTCGAGCGCTTGCTGCTGCGTGCCAACCCCGATGGCTCCACAGTGCGGCTGGGCGATGTGGCGCGGGTCGAGCTCGGCGGGCAACTCTACGCCACCAGTGCGCGCCTCAACGGCCAGCCGGCGGTGGGCATCGGCATCCAGCTCGCCACCGATGGCAACGCATTGGCCGCCGCACAGGCGGTGCGCGATCAGCTGCAGCAGCTCGAACGCCACTTTCCGGCTGGGATGCAGTGGTCGATCCCCTATGACAGCTCGCGCTTTGTCGAGATTTCGATCCAGCAGGTGGCGCTGACGCTGGCCGAAGCGGTGGTGCTGGTGTTTTTGATCATGTTTCTGTTTTTGCAGAACTGGCGCTACACCCTGATTCCCACCATCGTGGTGCCCATTGCCCTGCTGGGCACGCTGGCCAGCCTGCTGGCACTGGGTTTTTCGATCAATGTGCTGACGCTGTTTGGCATGGTGCTGGTGATCGGCATCGTGGTCGATGACGCGATCGTGGTGGTCGAAAACGTCGAGCGCATCATGCGCGAGGAAGGCTTGGCGGCACGCGAAGCCACCTACAAAGCGATGCGGCAGATTTCCGGAGCGATCGTGGGCATCACGGTGGTGCTGGTGTCGGTGTTTGTACCCTTGGCCTTTTTCGATGGCGCGATTGGCAACATCTTTCGCCAATTTGCCGCCGTCATGGGCCTGTCGATCGCTTTTTCTGGCTTCTTTGCCCTCACCCTCACCCCGGCGCTGTGCGCCACTTTGCTCAAGCATGCCCCGGCTGGCCACGCGCAGCAAAAAGGGTTTTTTGGTTGGTTCAACCGCGGCTTTGATCGCACCACGCAGCGCTATCAGGGGCTGGTGGGAGTTTTGCTGGGGCGGCCAGGGCGCACCTTGGTGGTCTATGTGGCGGTGATTGCGGCCGCGCTGGTGGTCTATCAGCGCCTGCCCACCTCGTTTTTACCCAACGAAGACCAAGGCAACCTGCTCATCAACGTGCAGCTGCCTCCGGGTGCAACCCAAGAGCGCACCCAGGCGGTGATGGAGCAAGTCGAGCAATTCATGCTCGCACAACCCGAGGTCGAGAGCATGGTCGGGGTGCTGGGCTTTAGTTTTTCTGGCCAAGGGCAAAACGCCGCGCTGGCCTTCGTGACCCTGACCGACTGGAGCGAGCGCAGCGCACCCGAAAACAGCGCCCAAGCGCTGGCCGGCCGCGCCTTCATGGCCTTGTCGGGCGTGCGCGATGCCATCATCTTCCCCTTGAGTCCGCCGCCCATCCCAGAGCTGGGCAGCGCATCGGGCTTCAGCTTTAGGCTGCAAGACCGGGCGGGCCAAGGCCATGACGCGCTGTACGCGGCGCGCAACCAGTTGCTCGGGCTGGCCGCGCAAAGCCCGGTGTTGGCCCAAGTGCGCCCCGACGGACTGGAGCCCGCACCGCAATTGCAACTCGACATCGACCGCGAGCGCGCAGCGGCGCTGGGCGTGGGCTTCGAACAGATCGCACACACGCTCTCGGTGGCTTTGGGATCGGCCTACGTGAACGACTTCCCCAATGCTGGGCGGCTGCAGCGGGTGCTGGTGCAAGCCGATGCGCCGGCGCGCATGCAGCCCGAAGACCTGCTGCGCCTGACGGTGCCCAACCAGCAAGGCCAGGCGGTGCCCTTGTCGGCCTTTGCGCGCACGCACTGGGTGCTGGGGCCGATGCAGTCGGTGCGCTACAACGGCTTCCCCGCGATGCGCATCAATGGCGAGGCAGCGCCGGGCTTTAGCAGCGGTGCCGCGATGGCCGAAATGGAGCGTCTGGTCAGCCAGTTGCCACCCGGATTTGGCTTCGAGTGGACCGGGCAATCGTTTGAAGAGCAACGCGCGGGTGCTCAAGCGTACATCGTCTATGCGCTGGCGATTCTGGCGGTGTTCCTGTGCCTGGCCGCTTTGTACGAGAGCTGGACGATCCCGCTGGCGGTGATCTTGGTGGTGCCGCTGGGCATGCTCGGGGTCTTGCTGGCGGTGTTGCTGCGCGGGCTCGATGCCGACGTGTATTTTCAGATCGGGCTCATCACCATCATCGGGCTATCGGCCAAAAATGCCATTTTGATCGTGGAGTTTGCCAAAGATTTGCAAGCCCAAGGCCGCAGCGTGCGCGACGCAGCGCTGGAGGCGGCGCGACTGCGGCTGCGGCCCATCATCATGACTTCGCTGGCATTTACCGCCGGGGTGGTGCCACTGGCCATTGCCACCGGTGCAGGGGCGCAAAGCCAGCAGGCGATAGGCACGGGGGTGATCGGCGGCATGATCACGGGCACCTTGCTGGCAATCGCTTTCGTGCCGGTTTTCTTCCTGGTGGTGCGCACCGCTTTCCAAGGCAGCCTGCGCCAACATTTCGTGCATCAAGACGACGCACAACAGATCGGGGTGCGACATGACTAA